The following proteins come from a genomic window of Malus domestica chromosome 02, GDT2T_hap1:
- the LOC103407359 gene encoding beta-D-glucosyl crocetin beta-1,6-glucosyltransferase-like, which produces MVYSQQHRSISILMLPWLAHGHISPFLELAKKLTHKRNNLHFYICSTPVNLTSIKPKLSEKYSHCIEFVELHLPHDELPELPPHYHTTNGLPPHLMSTLKKAFDMSSSNFSNVLQTLKPDLLIYDFLQPWAPSLALSHNIPAVEFCTINAATIISIFANHFKNSSLKFPFPGIHLRDYEIRMFKNQVEFSSNGLKDGDRIQQCSSSSCNIILAKTSREIEAKYIDYLSDLVGKKIVPVGPLVQDPLDQKTDEESPIIQWLNKREKSSVVYVSFGSEYFLSKEEIEEIAHGLELSKVSFIWVIRFPKEDKTTKVEEVLPKGFVERMGERGMIVEGWAPQAKILQHPSVGGFVSHCGWSSVLESIKFGVPIIALPMQLDQPVNAKLVEEVGVGVEARRAEGGGLQREAIAEAIGDVVVKKIGEGVRMKALEVRDNMKEIEDEEINDVLEQLEQLVQLCA; this is translated from the coding sequence ATGGTTTATTCTCAGCAGCACAGAAGCATTAGTATTCTTATGCTTCCATGGCTAGCCCACGGTCACATTTCTCCCTTCCTCGAGCTAGCCAAGAAGCTCACCCACAAGAGAAACAATCTTCACTTCTACATTTGTTCCACGCCTGTGAATCTCACCTCCATCAAGCCCAAACTCTCTGAAAAATACTCCCACTGCATTGAGTTTGTGGAACTCCATCTTCCGCACGATGAGTTGCCTGAACTGCCACCTCACTACCACACCACCAATGGCCTCCCTCCCCATCTCATGTCCACTCTCAAAAAGGCCTTCGACATGTCCAGCAGCAACTTCTCCAACGTCCTCCAAACCCTAAAACCAGATTTGCTCATTTATGATTTTCTCCAACCATGGGCACCCTCTCTAGCTTTGTCGCACAATATTCCGGCCGTTGAGTTTTGTACCATTAACGCTGCCACCATTATTTCAATTTTCGCTAACCATTTCAAGAATTCCAGTCTCAAATTTCCTTTCCCAGGAATCCATCTTCGGGATTACGAGATCAGAATGTTCAAAAATCAGGTGGAGTTTTCATCAAATGGCCTAAAGGACGGAGACCGCATACAGCAGTGCAGTTCTAGTTCTTGCAATATCATTTTGGCGAAGACATCCAGAGAGATTGAAGCGAAATATATCGATTATCTCTCTGATTTAGTCGGGAAGAAGATTGTGCCTGTTGGTCCACTAGTTCAAGACCCACTGGACCAAAAAACCGACGAGGAGTCTCCGATCATCCAGTGGCTGAACAAAAGGGAGAAGTCTTCGGTTGTGTATGTTTCCTTTGGGAGTGAGTACTTTTTGTCCAAGGAGGAAATAGAAGAGATAGCTCATGGGTTAGAGCTCAGCAAAGTGAGTTTCATTTGGGTTATTAGATTTCCCAAGGAAGACAAAACCACTAAAGTTGAAGAAGTATTGCCAAAAGGGTTTGTAGAGAGGATGGGAGAGAGGGGAATGATAGTGGAGGGTTGGGCACCACAAGCAAAGATATTGCAACACCCTAGCGTCGGTGGGTTTGTGAGCCACTGTGGATGGAGCTCTGTGTTGGAGAGCATCAAGTTCGGCGTTCCAATTATAGCCCTGCCAATGCAACTTGACCAACCAGTAAACGCCAAACTGGTAGAGGAGGTCGGCGTGGGTGTGGAGGCTAGGAGAGCAGAAGGTGGTGGTTTGCAACGAGAAGCGATTGCAGAGGCGATCGGAGATGTGGTTGTGAAGAAAATTGGAGAGGGCGTGAGAATGAAGGCACTGGAAGTAAGAGACAACATGAAAGAGATTGAGGATGAAGAGATAAATGACGTGCTGGAGCAGCTGGAGCAGCTGGTGCAACTATGTGCATAG
- the LOC139191732 gene encoding uncharacterized protein: MEELRLLNKDAYDWLMKRPAIHWSRSHFQTQTKCEMLLNNLRESFNAVIMKAMSKPIVTMLQIIHTMLMRRIQMRRDIMVRQPGDLCPKIKKKLEDAKMESGRCTTQWFGETKFQVDAGGGDQYVVNLIEPYEWVSMWEVTENPPIQPLLYTRQPGRPKKKINKEAAEMEREANPRQSEATNRSGDIPQPQQLSRNGQETLKYGNCKKEGHNTMTYHMHLPTRQKALDYAHGASSNPGGVPRKRGRKPKASSTV; the protein is encoded by the exons ATGGAAGAGCTTAGATTGTTAAACAAAGATGCATATGATTGGCTCATGAAGAGACCTGCCATTCACTGGAGTAGGTCTCATTTTCAAACGCAAACCAAGTGTGAAATGTTACTGAACAACTTGCGTGAAAGTTTCAATGCTGTGATAATGAAGGCAATGTCCAAGCCAATTGTAACCATGCTTCAgattattcataccatgttaaTGAGAAGGATTCAAATGAGAAGAGACATTATGGTGAGACAACCTGGAGATTTGTGCCCTAAGATTAAGAAGAAATTGGAGGATGCAAAAATGGAGAGTGGTCGATGCACTACTCAATGGTTTGGTGAGACTAAATTCCAAGTGGATGCTGGAGGAGGTGACCAATATGTTGTTAACTTGATTGAAC CCTATGAATGGGTGTCGATGTGGGAAGTCACTGAAAATCCACCTATCCAACCTCTTCTATATACTAGACAACCTGGAAGACCCAAGAAGAAGATAAACAAAGAAGCTGCAGAAATGGAGAGAGAAGCTAATCCTAGACAAAGTGAAGCCACTAACAGAAGTGGAGATATTCCACAGCCACAACAACTCTCAAGGAATGGCCAAGAGACCCTCAAATATGGAAATTGTAAAAAAGAGGGTCACAATACCATGACTTATCACATGCATCTTCCTACAAGACAAAAG GCATTAGATTATGCACATGGAGCATCTAGTAATCCAGGTGGTGTACCAAGGAAGAGGGGAAGGAAACCTAAG GCATCAAGCACAGTTTGA